One window of the Candidatus Jettenia sp. genome contains the following:
- a CDS encoding DEAD/DEAH box helicase gives MSTFALDSITVKYIKSITSGSVYDRGFLYYKNGRVRNIKYCYGELTAEVTGSELDPYLVEILSDKEEIYDIQCTCLYASEGETCKHTVATLLQWIENRDKKNAYRLLVPRQRTNFNPLPFEIPKLKLTADDDFPFCNHDNPVHILGEIFSELGNFNLKVDLLNGGPQLELTLISHGAGKTVMHISPEKSPNVFEKLTEMQSSDTIELSERVIQAKLYKTPLIPHLHADVNEQGHIELSPILKMKGSGKKNQTFLWEQLRSHRINTQWIWHNNSYRYLAPIPHNLIPYFNNEKPLVYKEKEVVDFLKNDFRQLLLEPSFNPSDRLKGVELHRNPNISCMQVEVCDKDWLWLDPTYKIGKHTITLPEILACIDNGHCIQKDMDYIEIPKDIMDLWQRGSGTVENGRIKMPKLGYLRTRAECDKDVKVAACEETKKFLMSFDRITPPQPAPSVTSYKGDLRTYQRTGYDWLWFLHTNNFHGILADEMGLGKTHQAMVLILATLQNESNLPNLIICPTSVLDHWQSKFQTYAPELTLALFYGKERNVLLSNSLPSVVLTTYSILSRDVENLNKIQWNYVVLDEAQKIKNHTTQMSMATKSLKAQHRLALTGTPIENRLTELWSIFDFLMPGYLGSIQDFRLRYENPITKYQDDEKRQVLKRIIHPFKLRRLKKDVLTELPPKTEEKRYCTLAPIQIIMYRDLIKEQGSKLIMKLRDENKPVEYIHIFALLTKLKRLCNHPKLILNGRTPKGTTSGKFELFKEIIEEMIEAGEKAVVFSQYLEMLDLMGNWLNEIGAKYETLQGNTRDRGKVIARFQNNPDCNVFLGSLMAGGLGIDLTAASVVIHYDRWWNAAREDQATDRVHRIGQNRGVQVFKLITKGTLEEKIDTMITTKATLMDSIVESDDAVFKAFSRKELIELLTF, from the coding sequence ATGAGTACTTTTGCTTTGGATTCCATTACCGTTAAATATATAAAGTCAATTACCTCTGGTAGTGTGTACGATCGTGGATTTCTTTATTACAAGAATGGTCGTGTCCGCAATATAAAATATTGTTATGGAGAATTAACGGCAGAGGTTACCGGAAGTGAATTAGATCCCTACCTTGTTGAAATCCTTTCTGATAAAGAGGAAATTTATGATATACAATGCACCTGTTTATACGCCTCTGAAGGAGAAACATGTAAACACACGGTTGCAACATTATTACAATGGATTGAAAATCGGGATAAAAAAAATGCTTATCGTTTACTGGTACCCAGACAGCGCACAAATTTCAATCCGTTACCATTTGAAATACCGAAATTAAAGCTGACAGCAGATGATGATTTTCCTTTTTGTAACCACGATAATCCTGTACATATTTTAGGTGAAATATTTTCTGAACTCGGTAATTTCAATCTCAAGGTAGATTTGCTCAATGGCGGGCCACAACTTGAGCTTACGCTCATCTCTCATGGAGCTGGTAAAACCGTGATGCATATCTCACCTGAAAAAAGTCCAAATGTTTTTGAGAAATTAACAGAGATGCAGAGTTCTGATACGATAGAATTATCAGAGCGGGTAATTCAGGCAAAGCTCTACAAGACTCCCCTCATTCCCCATCTTCATGCTGATGTAAACGAACAAGGACACATCGAATTATCCCCCATCCTAAAGATGAAGGGTTCCGGTAAAAAGAACCAAACGTTTCTTTGGGAGCAGTTACGCTCGCATAGAATAAATACCCAGTGGATATGGCATAATAACAGCTATAGATATCTTGCGCCTATTCCTCATAATCTTATCCCTTACTTTAACAACGAAAAACCGCTTGTCTATAAGGAAAAAGAGGTTGTTGACTTTCTGAAAAACGACTTTCGTCAATTGCTCCTTGAACCCTCTTTTAACCCCTCTGACCGGTTAAAGGGCGTTGAACTTCATCGCAATCCTAATATTTCCTGTATGCAGGTAGAGGTTTGCGATAAAGATTGGCTCTGGCTCGATCCCACCTATAAAATTGGGAAGCACACCATTACACTTCCGGAAATTCTCGCATGTATCGATAACGGCCACTGCATCCAAAAGGATATGGACTATATAGAGATCCCAAAGGATATCATGGACCTTTGGCAGCGTGGTAGTGGCACTGTTGAAAATGGACGGATAAAGATGCCAAAACTAGGCTATCTACGTACCAGGGCAGAATGTGATAAGGATGTAAAGGTCGCCGCATGTGAAGAAACGAAGAAATTTTTGATGAGCTTTGATCGGATTACTCCACCGCAGCCTGCACCATCTGTTACATCTTACAAGGGAGATTTGCGTACCTATCAGCGCACAGGTTATGATTGGCTCTGGTTTTTGCATACAAATAACTTTCATGGTATCCTGGCCGATGAAATGGGACTTGGCAAGACACACCAGGCAATGGTATTGATCCTTGCAACATTACAAAATGAATCAAATTTACCAAATCTCATCATCTGTCCAACCTCTGTGCTGGATCATTGGCAATCCAAGTTTCAGACCTACGCCCCTGAATTAACTTTGGCTCTGTTTTATGGGAAAGAAAGAAATGTCCTGCTCTCAAATAGCCTTCCTTCGGTTGTATTAACTACCTACAGCATCCTTTCCCGTGATGTGGAAAACCTCAATAAGATTCAATGGAACTACGTAGTATTGGATGAAGCACAGAAGATTAAGAACCATACTACGCAGATGAGTATGGCAACAAAATCCCTCAAGGCACAACACCGCCTGGCACTCACAGGTACCCCTATTGAAAACAGGTTAACAGAACTGTGGTCAATCTTCGATTTCCTCATGCCTGGTTATTTGGGAAGTATACAAGATTTCAGGTTACGCTATGAGAATCCCATTACAAAATATCAGGATGATGAAAAGCGCCAGGTATTAAAGAGGATTATCCATCCCTTTAAATTACGACGGCTCAAAAAAGACGTCCTGACCGAGCTACCTCCCAAAACTGAAGAGAAACGGTACTGTACTTTAGCACCCATCCAAATCATCATGTATAGAGACCTGATTAAAGAACAGGGAAGTAAGCTCATCATGAAATTACGTGACGAGAACAAACCGGTAGAATACATTCATATCTTTGCCTTGCTCACTAAACTAAAACGACTCTGTAACCATCCCAAGCTCATATTGAATGGAAGAACACCAAAAGGTACAACCTCCGGCAAATTTGAGCTTTTCAAGGAGATCATAGAAGAAATGATCGAGGCAGGAGAAAAGGCTGTCGTCTTCTCCCAATACCTGGAGATGCTGGATCTCATGGGCAATTGGCTCAATGAGATTGGTGCCAAATATGAGACCTTGCAAGGCAACACCAGAGACCGTGGAAAGGTCATCGCCAGATTCCAAAATAATCCTGATTGCAACGTCTTCTTAGGAAGCCTCATGGCAGGCGGCTTAGGCATCGACCTCACTGCCGCCTCAGTCGTCATTCATTACGACCGATGGTGGAACGCAGCCCGCGAAGACCAGGCCACCGACCGCGTCCACCGTATCGGACAAAATCGCGGGGTCCAGGTATTCAAACTCATCACCAAAGGCACCCTGGAAGAAAAAATCGACACCATGATCACCACGAAAGCCACCCTCATGGATTCTATTGTTGAATCAGACGATGCAGTGTTTAAAGCATTTTCGAGGAAGGAATTGATTGAGTTGTTGACGTTTTAA
- a CDS encoding MT-A70 family methyltransferase, with amino-acid sequence MKKIVSVIQPTAAQDFASKVSSLYSTILADPPWRFDNRTGKMAPEHQRLLRYPTMTLEEIYEIPVSQVAAANSHLYLWVPNALLAEGLEVMKRWGFTYKTNIIWYKIRKDGGPDGRGVGFYFRNVTELILFGIRGHMRTLQPGRTQVNIISSQKREHSRKPDQIYDLIESCSPGPYLELFARFRREGWNQWGNENIEENSFNGVTRKKDLTAIQMRLFEPPIQCKAKKSV; translated from the coding sequence ATGAAGAAAATTGTTAGTGTTATACAACCAACAGCAGCACAGGACTTTGCATCTAAGGTCAGCAGCCTTTATTCAACAATTCTAGCTGACCCACCTTGGCGTTTTGATAATCGTACAGGGAAAATGGCTCCCGAACACCAAAGACTTCTCCGCTATCCGACAATGACCCTTGAGGAAATTTATGAGATACCAGTATCTCAAGTTGCTGCTGCAAATTCGCATCTTTATCTCTGGGTACCAAATGCTTTACTTGCCGAAGGTCTTGAAGTAATGAAACGTTGGGGTTTTACATACAAGACCAATATCATCTGGTATAAAATCAGAAAGGATGGAGGTCCAGACGGCCGAGGAGTTGGATTTTATTTTCGTAATGTTACAGAACTCATTCTATTTGGTATTCGTGGACACATGAGAACACTTCAACCTGGACGAACCCAGGTAAATATTATCTCATCTCAGAAGAGGGAACATTCCCGAAAACCAGATCAGATTTACGATCTTATTGAAAGCTGCTCGCCTGGCCCTTACTTGGAATTGTTTGCTAGATTTAGGAGAGAAGGATGGAATCAATGGGGAAACGAGAATATAGAGGAAAATAGCTTCAATGGAGTTACTCGAAAAAAAGACCTTACTGCCATTCAGATGAGATTGTTCGAACCACCGATTCAATGCAAAGCTAAAAAGAGTGTATAA
- a CDS encoding methylenetetrahydrofolate reductase C-terminal domain-containing protein, with translation MIVAASKPFQEIKQMLSEFRKICVLGCGSCVTICHTGGEKQVAELAAQLRLSAKLEGRQIEVKEDSTLRQCEWEFIDNIREVIEDCDAVLSIACGVGVQYMAEKFPKIRIFPGVNTTFMGGPTEQGIFWERCAGCGNCILSTTGGLCPVSRCAKSLMNGPCGGSQNGRCEVSQETPCVWNQIYDQLDTQQLLATMETIVPPKDWTTGAENHPRKMVLEHLVIKKQ, from the coding sequence ATGATTGTAGCTGCATCAAAACCGTTTCAAGAAATTAAACAGATGCTTTCTGAATTTAGGAAGATCTGTGTGCTGGGATGTGGTTCGTGCGTAACGATATGCCATACCGGTGGCGAAAAACAGGTTGCAGAACTTGCCGCACAACTCAGGCTTTCTGCCAAATTAGAAGGCAGGCAAATAGAGGTGAAAGAGGATTCAACGCTCCGGCAGTGTGAGTGGGAATTTATTGATAATATCAGAGAGGTTATTGAAGATTGTGACGCCGTTCTTTCTATTGCCTGTGGAGTAGGCGTGCAATACATGGCCGAGAAATTTCCCAAGATAAGGATCTTTCCAGGTGTAAACACCACCTTTATGGGTGGACCTACGGAACAAGGGATTTTTTGGGAACGGTGTGCCGGATGCGGTAATTGTATCTTGTCGACTACCGGAGGATTGTGTCCGGTAAGCCGATGTGCGAAAAGCCTCATGAACGGACCGTGTGGTGGCTCTCAAAACGGAAGATGTGAGGTATCACAGGAGACTCCCTGCGTATGGAACCAGATATACGACCAATTGGATACTCAACAGCTTTTAGCAACGATGGAAACAATCGTACCACCCAAGGACTGGACTACCGGCGCAGAAAATCATCCACGAAAGATGGTACTTGAACATCTGGTTATAAAAAAGCAATAG
- a CDS encoding site-specific DNA-methyltransferase, translated as MLALSKDIVNSKQKDVLGKIECLDQELYHHFKDKFHSDLSLSRSIVSFQANKAREVYRWYKYKEAFSASLVEYLFEKYKIVNGTILDPFAGSGTSLFAASAQGVNADGIELLPIGQQIIHTKKILALEFIKDDFNTLKRWSLEQPWEKSKLRMLLNELRITKGAYPEQTKEAIEKYLGTCEQEKERIRTVLQFALLCILESVSYTRKDGQYLRWDYRSGRRQGKKPFNKGTILSFEKAIYDKLEEIIFDLQIRGKQKTLFTSKHPHGTIHLYSGSCLDILPTIPTGTYDAIITSPPYCNRYDYTRTYALELALHGISEKELVDLRQHMLSCTVENRAKDLLKINPHWSEAITTADHQELLQAILKYLDDQKAQGMLNNNGIPRMVRGYFYEMACVIAECSRVMKPKSLLFMVNDNVRYAGASISVDMILSNIAEKLGFQIENILVLPNGKGNSSQQMGKHGRELLRKCVYVWRKI; from the coding sequence ATGCTAGCCCTATCCAAGGATATCGTAAATTCAAAACAAAAGGATGTTTTGGGTAAGATTGAATGCCTTGATCAAGAATTATATCATCACTTCAAGGATAAATTCCATTCTGATCTTTCTTTATCCCGCTCAATCGTCAGTTTTCAGGCTAACAAGGCAAGAGAAGTTTACCGGTGGTATAAATACAAGGAAGCATTCTCCGCTTCCTTAGTCGAATATCTGTTTGAGAAATACAAAATCGTCAATGGCACAATTCTAGACCCATTTGCCGGCAGTGGAACTTCTTTATTTGCCGCAAGTGCACAGGGAGTAAACGCAGATGGAATCGAATTGCTGCCGATTGGTCAACAAATAATCCACACGAAAAAAATATTAGCGTTAGAGTTCATAAAAGATGATTTTAATACCCTTAAACGGTGGTCGCTCGAACAACCATGGGAAAAATCTAAGTTACGAATGCTGCTGAACGAATTACGCATTACAAAAGGTGCATATCCAGAACAAACGAAAGAAGCAATCGAAAAATACTTAGGCACATGCGAGCAAGAGAAAGAACGCATTCGGACAGTTTTGCAATTTGCTTTGTTATGCATTTTGGAGTCGGTAAGCTATACACGCAAAGACGGTCAATATCTACGCTGGGATTATCGGTCTGGAAGACGACAGGGTAAAAAGCCATTCAATAAAGGAACTATTCTCAGTTTTGAGAAGGCTATTTATGATAAACTAGAGGAGATCATTTTCGACTTACAAATCAGAGGAAAACAGAAAACACTTTTTACCTCAAAACACCCACACGGTACGATTCATCTCTATAGTGGTTCGTGTCTTGATATATTGCCAACTATTCCCACAGGTACGTATGATGCCATTATTACTTCACCTCCATATTGTAATCGGTACGATTACACACGTACATACGCCTTAGAACTTGCCTTACACGGGATAAGTGAAAAAGAATTAGTAGATCTTCGGCAACACATGCTTAGCTGCACAGTTGAAAATCGCGCCAAAGACTTGCTAAAGATAAATCCGCATTGGTCAGAGGCTATTACTACCGCTGATCATCAAGAGCTACTACAGGCCATCTTGAAATATTTAGATGACCAAAAAGCACAAGGTATGCTCAATAATAATGGTATTCCTAGAATGGTTCGAGGCTATTTTTATGAGATGGCTTGTGTAATTGCTGAATGTTCAAGAGTAATGAAACCTAAGTCTCTTTTATTTATGGTGAACGATAATGTTCGATATGCGGGAGCCAGTATTTCAGTGGATATGATACTTTCCAACATTGCAGAGAAGTTGGGGTTTCAGATAGAAAACATCTTAGTATTACCAAATGGTAAAGGGAATAGCAGTCAACAGATGGGCAAACACGGACGTGAATTGCTCCGAAAGTGTGTTTATGTTTGGAGAAAAATCTGA
- a CDS encoding methylenetetrahydrofolate reductase, whose translation MTNIKSGSNLEKLLRSGQFAVTAELGPPRGADRSAIEKKAEILKGYGDAFNITDCQTAVVRMSSIASGRIVLDAGVEPIIQMTCRDRNRIAIQSDLLGAAALGLKNLLCLTGDHQKFGDHPMAKGVFDIDSVQLIQMVKTLRDEKRFQSGQELKALEPKFFIGAAENPFADPFKFRAVRLAKKIAAGADFIQTQIIYNIKKFHEWMNMVTDMGLHEKVFILAGVAPLKSAGMAKHMKHNVPGMDVPDEVMSRMTAASAAKKGKEEGIKICLEVIEQVREIKGVAGVHVMAVEWEEAVPEIIQQARLFPRPTV comes from the coding sequence ATGACTAATATAAAATCAGGCAGTAATTTAGAAAAACTCCTTCGAAGCGGTCAGTTTGCTGTTACCGCAGAGCTTGGTCCACCACGGGGTGCTGATCGTTCTGCAATAGAAAAAAAGGCTGAAATATTGAAGGGCTATGGAGACGCCTTTAATATTACCGATTGCCAGACTGCGGTAGTACGTATGTCCAGCATTGCTTCTGGTCGCATAGTTCTGGATGCCGGGGTAGAACCGATTATCCAGATGACGTGTCGCGATAGAAACCGTATCGCTATACAAAGTGATTTGCTAGGCGCTGCGGCCCTGGGTTTAAAAAATCTCTTATGCCTGACCGGTGATCACCAGAAGTTTGGAGACCATCCTATGGCAAAAGGTGTTTTTGATATAGATTCGGTACAACTTATCCAAATGGTAAAGACACTTCGTGACGAGAAGAGATTCCAATCCGGCCAGGAATTGAAGGCACTAGAACCGAAATTCTTTATCGGTGCAGCTGAAAATCCCTTTGCTGATCCCTTTAAATTCCGTGCTGTTAGGCTTGCCAAGAAGATTGCTGCAGGTGCTGACTTTATTCAAACTCAAATCATCTATAATATCAAAAAGTTTCATGAGTGGATGAACATGGTTACCGATATGGGTCTCCACGAAAAGGTGTTCATCCTGGCCGGCGTGGCTCCGCTCAAGTCCGCAGGCATGGCTAAGCATATGAAGCATAATGTTCCCGGTATGGATGTACCCGATGAGGTGATGAGCCGCATGACAGCCGCCTCCGCTGCTAAGAAAGGAAAGGAAGAAGGTATCAAGATATGCTTAGAAGTGATAGAACAAGTGAGAGAGATAAAAGGTGTTGCCGGTGTCCATGTTATGGCAGTTGAATGGGAAGAGGCCGTCCCTGAAATTATTCAGCAAGCCCGATTATTCCCCAGACCTACCGTATAA
- a CDS encoding restriction endonuclease: MSINQFPKFIKDHYEIHEWRHALAILRQDFMSEYNDICDVLTRFQLKKSWITVGGGRKSKVADWIDCELFQKGWKPKNFDTKITVGEKVMNSPTHEVDCFKNRVALEIEWNNKDPFFDRDLNNFRLLFDLRAISVGVIITRCDELQEIFDNLGRGASYGASTTHMSKLLPRIQGGGGAGCPLLIFGIRRNLYEENC; this comes from the coding sequence ATGTCCATAAACCAGTTTCCTAAATTTATCAAAGATCATTATGAAATTCATGAATGGCGCCATGCCTTAGCAATACTGCGACAAGACTTCATGTCCGAGTATAATGATATATGTGATGTCTTAACACGATTTCAGTTAAAAAAGAGTTGGATTACAGTTGGAGGAGGAAGAAAGTCAAAGGTAGCCGACTGGATTGATTGTGAACTATTTCAAAAAGGATGGAAACCAAAAAATTTTGATACAAAAATTACTGTTGGTGAAAAAGTAATGAATTCTCCGACCCATGAAGTCGATTGTTTCAAGAACCGTGTTGCACTTGAAATAGAGTGGAATAATAAAGATCCTTTCTTCGACCGTGACCTGAATAACTTTCGTTTGCTGTTCGATCTTCGCGCAATTTCCGTTGGCGTAATAATAACTCGCTGTGATGAGTTGCAGGAGATTTTTGATAACCTTGGTCGTGGGGCATCCTACGGAGCCTCTACCACACACATGTCTAAGCTTCTTCCGAGAATTCAAGGTGGAGGTGGTGCTGGATGTCCACTCCTTATTTTTGGCATTAGGAGAAATCTTTATGAAGAAAATTGTTAG
- a CDS encoding type II restriction endonuclease: MRRSNLPHLKSSKDLETTYEAVRAGFVAQALEKNRQATPYIEEARALKVAASTAKTPSDLLNIPDIQSALLTAAGVSDKANNHLLPKDKEEAIKGLIDNFLEPAGKKFVEELVFRFLLIRGDTLGGSMRNIGGVLAQRKLTRSLISALKIAGRSYELLHSETNTWIPMSENDAEIEIFVKGVGWKKDNESRTALFNLFVPIVGNNIDLCLFNCESKDFSNKKIAKDTLNSPHAYIALGELKGGIDPAGADEHWKTAWTALSRIQDSFAKSRHKPYLFFIGAAIESKMATEIWHLLKKGILTNAANLTDDNQIASLSRWLCNL, translated from the coding sequence ATGCGGAGGTCGAATCTGCCGCATTTAAAGTCGAGCAAAGATCTTGAGACTACATATGAGGCTGTCCGTGCAGGTTTTGTAGCACAGGCATTAGAGAAGAACAGACAGGCTACTCCGTACATTGAAGAAGCAAGGGCATTAAAAGTTGCCGCTTCAACTGCTAAAACACCATCTGATTTGCTCAATATTCCAGATATACAATCAGCTTTATTAACCGCTGCCGGTGTATCAGACAAGGCAAATAATCATTTACTGCCAAAGGATAAGGAAGAAGCAATAAAAGGGCTGATTGATAATTTTCTTGAGCCAGCAGGGAAAAAGTTTGTTGAAGAACTCGTTTTCAGATTTTTACTGATACGTGGAGATACCTTGGGCGGTTCAATGCGGAACATCGGCGGAGTTTTAGCCCAGAGGAAGTTGACTCGTTCTCTTATTTCTGCACTTAAGATTGCTGGCAGATCATATGAATTACTTCATTCTGAAACAAATACATGGATACCTATGTCAGAAAATGATGCAGAAATTGAGATATTTGTAAAAGGTGTCGGTTGGAAAAAAGATAACGAAAGTCGTACAGCACTCTTTAATTTATTCGTACCCATCGTTGGCAACAATATAGATTTGTGTTTGTTTAATTGTGAATCAAAAGATTTTTCCAATAAGAAAATTGCCAAAGATACACTAAATTCTCCTCATGCGTATATTGCACTTGGAGAACTAAAAGGAGGAATAGACCCTGCCGGCGCTGATGAACACTGGAAGACTGCATGGACAGCACTCAGTAGGATCCAAGATTCATTTGCAAAATCCAGGCACAAACCTTATCTTTTCTTTATAGGGGCAGCTATAGAATCAAAAATGGCAACAGAAATCTGGCATCTGTTGAAAAAAGGCATACTTACCAATGCCGCAAACCTAACCGATGACAACCAAATAGCATCTTTATCACGCTGGCTGTGTAATCTATAA
- a CDS encoding type II toxin-antitoxin system HicA family toxin, translating into MKELGFEGPFFGGKHPKMKKGNQTIIIPNKHESEIGVGFLTRLLRQAGISKEEWLNK; encoded by the coding sequence ATGAAGGAACTTGGATTTGAAGGACCATTCTTTGGTGGAAAGCATCCAAAGATGAAAAAAGGAAATCAAACAATCATAATCCCTAATAAACATGAATCAGAAATTGGAGTAGGTTTTTTAACGAGGCTTTTGAGACAGGCTGGAATAAGTAAAGAGGAATGGTTAAATAAATAA
- a CDS encoding bifunctional folylpolyglutamate synthase/dihydrofolate synthase, whose amino-acid sequence MDTKNTIGFQSYEEAQAFLYKAIDYEKLISYQYNASIFNLDRMVRMLEYVRNPHRAFPSVHITGTKGKGSTSIMIATLLEHAGLKTGLFTSPHLVDLKERIQINHQNISEDDFTDNLNELRPYIHHLREKNPSASPTFFEILTAICMLYFKKKHIDMAVLEVGLGGRLDSTNVVIPQVSIITNVGFDHTAILGNTLSSIAYEKAGIIKQGVPVISAVEDPEALAVVEKVCKEKGATLYLLGRDIWIEEIRSVDGNGMAFCKHSQSSVYNPPLSPFRKGGRCSSSSPGEGKANTFDKGGIAEGTRGLVCKIKTWRRTYDSIFLPLIGTHQAKNCALALGALEILQDQGGVSITDETIRDALVQVHCPARIEIIGKDPLIILDYAHTVNSMRFLKNTLLENFKYNKLLLILGLAQDKDLGNILQEIVTVADLIMVTKSKNPRAALPQELYQRVEKLCGKQAKIFHTTQDAVVAAKQIASQDDLICITGSAYVAGEAMQVLKATTDFSDGLKRRQVRNGGTNLHE is encoded by the coding sequence ATGGATACAAAAAATACCATAGGTTTTCAATCATACGAAGAAGCTCAGGCCTTTCTCTATAAGGCTATTGATTATGAGAAGCTGATCAGTTATCAGTATAACGCATCGATATTCAATCTTGATAGAATGGTGAGAATGCTTGAGTATGTAAGAAATCCACACAGGGCATTTCCAAGCGTTCATATAACAGGCACAAAAGGGAAAGGTTCTACCTCTATTATGATAGCAACTCTCCTGGAACATGCAGGTCTTAAGACGGGACTTTTCACCTCTCCTCATCTGGTTGATCTAAAGGAACGTATTCAAATAAATCACCAGAATATATCTGAAGACGATTTTACTGATAACCTGAATGAACTCCGTCCGTATATCCATCATTTGCGCGAGAAAAATCCTTCTGCATCCCCTACATTTTTTGAGATTTTGACTGCAATATGTATGCTGTATTTTAAAAAAAAGCATATAGACATGGCAGTGCTGGAAGTAGGACTAGGCGGACGTCTTGACTCCACAAATGTTGTGATACCGCAGGTATCGATTATTACGAATGTTGGTTTTGACCATACGGCTATCTTAGGTAACACCCTTTCAAGTATTGCCTATGAGAAGGCAGGGATTATTAAACAAGGGGTTCCTGTTATCTCTGCTGTAGAAGACCCTGAAGCACTTGCTGTAGTAGAGAAGGTATGCAAAGAGAAGGGTGCTACCTTGTATCTTCTTGGAAGGGATATTTGGATTGAAGAGATAAGAAGTGTAGATGGAAATGGTATGGCTTTCTGCAAGCACAGCCAAAGTTCTGTATATAATCCCCCTCTATCCCCCTTTAGAAAAGGGGGAAGGTGCTCCTCGTCCTCTCCTGGGGAAGGGAAAGCTAATACATTTGATAAGGGAGGGATTGCTGAAGGGACAAGGGGATTGGTATGTAAAATAAAAACCTGGCGACGTACCTATGACAGTATCTTTTTACCTCTTATCGGTACTCATCAGGCAAAGAATTGTGCCCTGGCCTTAGGTGCATTAGAAATCTTACAAGATCAAGGTGGCGTTTCGATTACTGACGAGACAATTAGGGATGCCCTCGTGCAGGTGCATTGCCCTGCACGAATTGAGATTATTGGGAAAGATCCCCTGATTATATTGGACTATGCCCATACTGTAAATTCTATGCGATTCCTTAAAAATACCCTGTTGGAAAATTTTAAGTATAATAAGTTACTATTGATTCTGGGTCTTGCTCAGGATAAGGATCTGGGTAATATCTTACAAGAGATTGTTACCGTGGCAGATTTGATTATGGTGACGAAGAGCAAAAATCCGCGTGCGGCTTTACCGCAGGAGTTGTATCAAAGGGTAGAAAAACTTTGTGGAAAACAAGCGAAGATATTCCATACCACTCAAGATGCTGTAGTTGCAGCAAAACAGATAGCTTCTCAGGATGATTTGATTTGTATTACCGGCTCGGCATATGTTGCAGGAGAAGCCATGCAGGTCTTAAAGGCAACCACAGATTTTTCAGATGGGTTAAAAAGACGCCAGGTTCGTAATGGAGGCACGAATTTACACGAATAG